Proteins from a genomic interval of Rhodococcoides fascians A25f:
- a CDS encoding helix-turn-helix domain-containing protein — protein MASINKPSKGSSPDGQPALAGTQFLTVAEVATLMRVSKMTVYRLVHGGELPAVRVGRSFRVHAKAVHDYLETSYFDAG, from the coding sequence ATGGCGTCTATAAACAAGCCGTCCAAGGGTTCGTCCCCGGATGGTCAACCGGCTCTGGCCGGAACGCAGTTCCTCACTGTCGCTGAAGTGGCGACGCTGATGAGGGTTTCGAAAATGACCGTGTACCGGCTGGTACACGGCGGAGAATTGCCCGCTGTACGAGTGGGTCGATCTTTTCGTGTGCACGCCAAGGCGGTTCACGACTATCTCGAGACCTCGTACTTCGACGCAGGCTAG
- a CDS encoding 30S ribosomal protein bS22: protein MGSVIKKRRKRMSKKKHRKLLRRTRVQRRKLGK from the coding sequence ATGGGTTCAGTGATCAAGAAGCGTCGCAAGCGCATGTCGAAGAAGAAGCACCGCAAGCTGCTTCGTCGTACCCGCGTGCAGCGCAGGAAACTCGGCAAGTAG
- a CDS encoding NAD-dependent epimerase/dehydratase family protein, with protein sequence MVLVTGASRFLGGYLVTRLAQNPQIERVIAVDALSPSKDLLRRMGRAEFVRADIRNPLIGKVIRNAGVDTVVHAATVAKPPRSGHRATMKDLNVIGAMQLFAVCQKSPTVEKVVLRSSSSVYGCSAKDPVKFTEEMSARRPPSGAYARDTIDIEGYVRGLGRRRPDIAVSILRMAPLIGPRLNGTISRYMTSPLIPSIIGRDARMQLLHEEDALAALERATIGGPAGTFNIGADGTIMLSQAIRRAGRVQVPVPFPLFKSVGRALMGGMMREFTTEQLDYFHFGCGLDTTRMRSVLGFEPRWTTVQAFDDFVRGAALRPVIRTEWVDGIENRLLSAVDTGASTARALAALRSSDTVRSSGGTGE encoded by the coding sequence GTGGTCCTGGTGACCGGAGCTAGTCGTTTTCTCGGCGGATACCTCGTCACCAGACTGGCCCAGAACCCGCAGATCGAACGGGTGATCGCCGTCGACGCGCTGTCGCCGAGCAAGGATCTGCTCCGGCGCATGGGCCGCGCCGAGTTCGTCCGCGCGGACATCCGAAACCCCTTGATCGGCAAAGTGATTCGTAATGCCGGCGTGGATACCGTCGTGCATGCCGCCACCGTGGCCAAACCCCCCCGATCCGGCCATCGCGCCACGATGAAAGACCTCAACGTCATCGGCGCGATGCAGCTGTTCGCGGTGTGCCAGAAATCTCCGACGGTGGAGAAGGTGGTGCTGCGTTCGTCCTCCTCGGTGTACGGCTGCAGCGCGAAGGACCCGGTGAAGTTCACCGAGGAGATGAGCGCCCGACGCCCACCGAGCGGTGCGTACGCGCGGGACACCATCGACATCGAAGGATACGTTCGCGGACTCGGCCGTCGACGACCCGACATCGCCGTGTCGATCCTCCGCATGGCACCGCTGATCGGTCCGCGATTGAACGGCACCATCTCGCGGTACATGACCTCGCCGCTGATCCCGAGCATCATCGGCCGCGATGCACGTATGCAGTTGCTGCACGAGGAAGACGCCCTCGCCGCGCTCGAGCGCGCCACCATCGGCGGTCCGGCGGGCACGTTCAACATCGGGGCCGACGGCACGATCATGCTGTCGCAGGCGATCCGCCGTGCCGGGCGCGTCCAGGTGCCGGTTCCGTTTCCACTGTTCAAGAGTGTCGGCCGCGCTCTCATGGGCGGCATGATGCGGGAATTCACCACCGAACAACTCGACTACTTCCACTTCGGCTGCGGCCTCGACACCACCCGCATGCGTTCGGTCCTGGGCTTCGAGCCGCGGTGGACTACGGTTCAGGCATTCGACGACTTCGTCCGCGGCGCTGCGCTTCGCCCGGTCATCAGGACCGAGTGGGTGGACGGCATCGAGAATCGACTGCTCTCGGCCGTCGATACCGGCGCATCCACCGCGCGCGCACTGGCAGCACTGCGTAGCTCGGACACAGTGCGAAGTTCGGGAGGGACGGGTGAGTGA